From one Catenuloplanes nepalensis genomic stretch:
- a CDS encoding 3-methyladenine DNA glycosylase, translating to MPLLDEPVWRAREAAHEARVDTWIVPHLERRRRGIKHPVLDFLFSYYSHRPAQLRRWHPGFGVRLENGPVSDDVAFLAKRSESVAWIRGLLAATAGRAGQFGCFGMHEWAMVYRQTQDEVRHNAWPLRLSSDETAALVEERGVRCSHFDAFRFFTGPARPLNVLQPSRERQTELEQPGCLHANMDVYKWAYKLGPLVESELRADAFALAYDIRSLDMRASPYDLADLGYPPVRVETPEGRAEYAAAQRGFAERAAPLRARLITAIDALPRPGATAA from the coding sequence ATGCCCCTCCTCGACGAGCCCGTCTGGCGCGCCCGCGAGGCCGCGCACGAGGCGCGCGTCGACACCTGGATCGTGCCGCACCTCGAACGCCGCCGCCGTGGCATCAAGCATCCGGTGCTGGACTTCCTGTTCTCGTACTACTCGCACCGGCCCGCGCAGCTGCGCCGCTGGCACCCCGGGTTCGGTGTGCGGCTGGAGAACGGGCCGGTCAGCGATGACGTGGCGTTCCTGGCGAAGCGGTCGGAGTCGGTGGCGTGGATCCGCGGGCTGCTGGCCGCGACTGCGGGACGGGCCGGGCAGTTCGGCTGCTTCGGGATGCACGAGTGGGCGATGGTCTACCGGCAGACGCAGGACGAGGTGCGGCACAACGCCTGGCCGCTGCGCCTCTCGTCGGACGAGACGGCCGCGCTGGTCGAGGAGCGCGGCGTGCGGTGCAGCCACTTCGACGCGTTCCGCTTCTTCACCGGGCCGGCCCGGCCGCTGAACGTGCTGCAGCCGAGCCGGGAGCGGCAGACCGAGCTGGAGCAGCCGGGCTGCCTGCACGCGAACATGGACGTCTACAAGTGGGCGTACAAGCTCGGCCCGCTGGTCGAGTCGGAGCTACGGGCGGACGCGTTCGCGCTGGCCTATGACATCCGGAGCCTGGACATGCGAGCCAGCCCGTACGACCTGGCCGACCTGGGCTACCCACCGGTGCGGGTGGAAACGCCGGAGGGGCGCGCGGAGTACGCGGCCGCGCAGCGCGGCTTCGCCGAGCGGGCCGCACCACTGCGCGCACGCCTGATCACCGCGATCGACGCACTCCCCCGGCCCGGCGCCACCGCGGCCTGA
- a CDS encoding NAD(P)H-binding protein, whose product MTDDEILVLGPGGTVGRRVVARLRATGSEVRPASRSTPVRFDWASPGTWQPALADATAMFLMAPDGVPVEPELCTLAARAGVRRVVLLSSRAIEAMGDDRLLAAERAVRDGGTEWTIVRADWFDQNFDEGFLRPAVEAGAVAIPVGGVRQTFVDAGDIAAVVVAALTDDGHAGVTHEVTGPEAITFGEACAIVGTACGREVRFEGTEEAYRTAMSSFGVPEAQIARDVAAFTALAAAGDSAPRDTVERVTGHPPRRFADYAAGASW is encoded by the coding sequence ATGACGGATGACGAGATCCTGGTGCTCGGGCCCGGCGGCACGGTCGGGCGGCGGGTGGTGGCACGGCTGCGTGCCACCGGTTCCGAGGTGCGGCCCGCGTCGCGGTCCACGCCGGTCCGCTTCGACTGGGCGTCCCCGGGGACCTGGCAGCCCGCGCTGGCCGACGCGACCGCGATGTTCCTGATGGCGCCGGACGGCGTGCCCGTCGAGCCGGAGCTGTGCACGCTGGCCGCCCGCGCCGGCGTGCGCCGCGTCGTGCTGCTCTCCAGCCGCGCGATCGAGGCGATGGGTGACGACCGGCTGCTCGCGGCGGAGCGCGCGGTCCGGGACGGCGGCACCGAGTGGACGATCGTGCGCGCCGACTGGTTCGACCAGAACTTCGACGAGGGCTTCCTGCGCCCCGCGGTCGAGGCCGGCGCGGTCGCGATCCCGGTCGGCGGCGTACGGCAGACCTTCGTGGACGCCGGCGACATCGCGGCCGTCGTGGTCGCGGCGCTCACCGACGACGGTCACGCGGGCGTGACCCACGAGGTCACCGGCCCGGAGGCGATCACGTTCGGCGAGGCCTGCGCGATCGTCGGCACGGCCTGCGGCCGCGAGGTGCGCTTCGAGGGTACGGAGGAGGCGTACCGCACCGCGATGAGCTCGTTCGGCGTGCCGGAGGCACAGATCGCCCGGGACGTGGCCGCGTTCACCGCGCTGGCCGCCGCCGGCGACTCGGCACCGCGGGACACGGTCGAGCGCGTCACCGGCCACCCGCCCAGGCGCTTCGCGGACTACGCGGCCGGCGCCTCATGGTGA
- a CDS encoding DUF4360 domain-containing protein — translation MLTNVAAVGATALMMLGGSAVDGQVAHAAPLLPGPVSVSVVSTAGSGCPAAQASVTSVGQDGFTLRLPSFTARTGNSAKITERRRNCQVGVTVTGPVGWTYTLSKADYRGRAQLAKGAVGTMHAAYYFAGLSDTTRYTRTLTGPRTTAWQASDSTEIRKLGWAPCGTPRSLNINTEVRVKPGPVRNSTSLMTLGSGGNTSASYRLSWKKC, via the coding sequence ATGCTGACCAACGTTGCGGCCGTCGGCGCCACGGCTCTCATGATGCTCGGCGGGTCCGCTGTGGACGGTCAGGTCGCACACGCCGCGCCCTTGCTGCCGGGGCCGGTGTCGGTCTCGGTGGTGAGCACGGCCGGGAGTGGATGCCCGGCCGCCCAGGCCAGCGTGACGTCCGTGGGCCAGGACGGTTTCACGCTCCGGCTGCCGAGCTTCACCGCACGCACCGGCAACTCGGCGAAGATCACCGAACGGCGCCGGAACTGTCAGGTCGGCGTGACCGTCACCGGACCCGTGGGCTGGACATACACGCTGTCCAAGGCCGACTACCGGGGCCGGGCGCAGCTGGCGAAGGGCGCGGTCGGCACCATGCACGCCGCGTACTACTTCGCCGGCCTCAGCGACACCACGCGGTACACCCGGACGCTCACCGGGCCGCGCACCACGGCCTGGCAGGCGAGCGACTCGACGGAGATCCGGAAGCTGGGCTGGGCGCCCTGCGGGACACCGCGCTCGCTCAACATCAACACTGAGGTGCGGGTCAAGCCCGGCCCGGTCAGGAACAGCACGAGCCTGATGACACTGGGCAGCGGCGGAAACACCTCCGCCTCGTACCGCCTGTCCTGGAAGAAGTGCTGA
- a CDS encoding DUF4360 domain-containing protein: MRKAMLVTGMSIAMLGSTATAANAAGGETVPGPDQFKVQIVSAAGSGCPGDSAKVNVTPENAWFTITYDEFVAWQGPGSKKTDSRKFCQLGIDVDVPSGFTFTIVKIDHRGVANLAKGATAYERGVYYWSGDSETTVIENSLTGPFDKDWQFTDEVETGIVSLMPCGEARTFNAKLDLGVRPGTSNAKKEESTISLDSTDVNFSTEFQLKWETC, from the coding sequence ATGCGCAAGGCAATGCTTGTCACCGGAATGTCGATCGCCATGCTCGGGTCCACGGCCACCGCCGCGAACGCGGCCGGCGGGGAGACCGTGCCCGGACCGGACCAGTTCAAGGTCCAGATCGTGTCGGCCGCCGGTTCCGGCTGCCCGGGCGACTCGGCGAAGGTGAACGTCACGCCGGAGAACGCCTGGTTCACCATCACCTACGACGAGTTCGTGGCGTGGCAGGGCCCGGGTTCGAAGAAGACGGACTCGCGCAAGTTCTGCCAGCTCGGCATCGACGTGGACGTCCCGTCCGGCTTCACGTTCACCATCGTGAAGATCGACCACCGGGGCGTGGCCAACCTGGCGAAGGGCGCGACCGCGTACGAGCGGGGCGTCTACTACTGGAGCGGCGACTCCGAGACCACGGTCATCGAGAACTCGCTGACCGGCCCGTTCGACAAGGACTGGCAGTTCACCGACGAGGTGGAGACCGGCATCGTGTCGCTCATGCCGTGCGGCGAGGCCCGGACGTTCAACGCGAAGCTGGACCTCGGCGTCCGGCCGGGCACCTCGAACGCGAAGAAGGAGGAGAGCACCATCTCGCTCGACTCCACCGACGTGAACTTCTCCACCGAGTTCCAGCTGAAGTGGGAGACGTGCTGA
- a CDS encoding pectate lyase family protein, protein MSRSPLALASAALSSAALLVAPATSPAAATSPAAAAASSPVGFASVNALGQNGTTGGAGGPTVTVSTAAALIDYMSRTGPFTIQVQGAITLPAGSSDGMHQVTSDKTLIGLGATAEIRGGGLNIGLPVDDDVTAPPANAVHNVIIRNLRFSGATDDAINVQMFTHHVWIDHNDLCCGDDGLVDIKRGSDFVTVSWNRTHDHDKTMLLGHDDDNGAQDIGRLRVTYHHNFFDGSDQRNPRVRFGEPVHVFNNYCRNASYCIVSAMNAGLLVENNHIESVNNPGRVDFSGDLGRLVARGNVLVDVNHEIETRGTVVEPSTYYAYTLDPAADVPAIVSAGAGVGKI, encoded by the coding sequence ATGTCCAGATCACCGCTCGCCCTCGCGTCCGCCGCGCTGTCGTCGGCGGCGCTCCTCGTCGCGCCCGCGACCTCGCCCGCCGCCGCGACCTCGCCCGCCGCCGCGGCCGCGTCCTCGCCGGTCGGGTTCGCGTCGGTGAACGCGCTCGGCCAGAACGGCACGACCGGTGGAGCGGGCGGTCCCACGGTCACGGTGAGCACCGCGGCCGCGCTGATCGACTACATGTCGCGGACCGGGCCGTTCACGATCCAGGTCCAGGGCGCGATCACGCTGCCGGCCGGCTCGTCGGACGGCATGCACCAGGTGACCTCGGACAAGACGCTGATCGGGCTGGGTGCCACGGCCGAGATCCGCGGTGGCGGACTGAACATCGGGCTGCCGGTGGACGACGACGTGACCGCGCCACCGGCGAACGCGGTGCACAACGTGATCATCAGGAACCTGCGGTTCAGCGGCGCGACCGACGACGCGATCAACGTGCAGATGTTCACGCACCACGTGTGGATCGACCACAACGACCTGTGCTGCGGCGACGACGGGCTGGTCGACATCAAGCGCGGCTCCGACTTCGTCACGGTCTCCTGGAACCGCACGCACGACCACGACAAGACGATGCTGCTCGGCCACGACGACGACAACGGCGCGCAGGACATCGGGCGGTTGCGCGTCACCTACCACCACAACTTCTTCGACGGCTCCGACCAGCGGAACCCGCGCGTGCGGTTCGGGGAGCCGGTGCACGTGTTCAACAACTACTGCCGGAACGCGAGCTACTGCATCGTCTCCGCGATGAACGCGGGCCTGCTGGTGGAGAACAATCACATCGAGTCCGTCAACAACCCCGGCCGCGTCGACTTCAGCGGTGACCTGGGGCGGCTGGTCGCGCGCGGCAACGTCCTGGTCGACGTCAACCACGAGATCGAGACCCGCGGCACGGTCGTCGAGCCGTCCACGTACTACGCCTACACGCTCGACCCCGCCGCCGACGTCCCCGCGATCGTCTCGGCCGGCGCCGGCGTCGGAAAGATCTAG
- a CDS encoding phosphate ABC transporter ATP-binding protein: protein MTDTDVIIPATFHARPEPSGLEAIGITAWFGTHLVLDRVSLHMREGEVTALIGPSGCGKSTFLRTLNRMHELIPAASMAGQVLLDGEDIYDPSRRLTDARRLIGMVFQKPNPFPAMSVYDNVVAGLKLTGQRTSRSTKDDIVEECLVRAGLWREVRERLRHPGGMLSGGQQQRLCIARALAIRPKVLLMDEPCSALDPTSTRVIEETIAELRSDVTIVIVTHNMQQAARVSQHAAFFLAEENQPGRIVEHGPTDIMFSNPQDARTSDYVHGRFG from the coding sequence GTGACGGACACCGACGTCATCATCCCGGCCACGTTCCACGCCCGGCCCGAGCCGTCCGGCCTGGAGGCGATCGGCATCACCGCGTGGTTCGGCACCCACCTGGTCCTCGACCGGGTGTCGCTGCACATGCGCGAGGGCGAGGTGACCGCGCTGATCGGCCCGTCCGGCTGCGGCAAGTCCACGTTCCTGCGCACGCTCAACCGCATGCACGAGCTGATCCCGGCCGCGTCCATGGCCGGCCAGGTGCTGCTGGACGGCGAGGACATCTACGATCCCTCCCGCCGTCTCACCGACGCGCGCCGCCTGATCGGCATGGTCTTCCAGAAGCCCAACCCGTTCCCCGCGATGTCCGTCTACGACAACGTGGTGGCCGGCCTGAAGCTCACCGGTCAGCGCACCAGCCGGTCCACCAAGGACGACATCGTCGAGGAGTGCCTGGTCCGCGCCGGCCTGTGGCGCGAGGTCCGGGAACGCCTGCGCCACCCCGGCGGCATGCTCTCCGGCGGACAGCAGCAGCGCCTCTGCATCGCCCGCGCGCTCGCGATCCGCCCGAAGGTGCTGCTGATGGACGAGCCCTGCTCCGCCCTCGACCCGACCTCCACGCGCGTCATCGAGGAGACCATCGCCGAGCTGCGCAGCGACGTCACCATCGTCATCGTCACCCACAACATGCAGCAGGCGGCCCGCGTCTCCCAGCACGCCGCGTTCTTCCTCGCGGAGGAGAACCAGCCTGGTCGCATCGTCGAGCACGGCCCGACCGACATCATGTTCAGCAACCCCCAGGACGCGCGCACCTCCGACTACGTCCACGGCCGCTTCGGCTAG
- a CDS encoding sortase, producing the protein MTDLMPTLDAELPSPPIPSPPIPVVVAAARKAPAPWRYFASTVLLTVAAVLLGFAAHLVGISALSHNSAQKAAMDTLRIDLATGQAPVGQMRVDPVELLEAEERQEEPPPPRLLPLGTPVALLTIPRLGLEEVIREGTTGGVLTGGPGHQRDTVLPGQSGTSIVYGRAGAYGAPFGGIDGLLPGDEIVTVTGQGESRYQVTGVRRAGDAVPPAFNPGGGRLTLVTAAGTPFMPAGVLRVDATLRTPAYPYPPRVLPVGSINPAEQPLAIDSTNLWVLVMGIQGLLAGAIGAVWAWHRMDRVRAWVVFLPILSVFGLLVADQTVRLLPNLL; encoded by the coding sequence GTGACCGACCTGATGCCCACGCTCGACGCCGAGCTGCCGTCGCCGCCGATCCCGTCGCCGCCGATCCCGGTGGTGGTCGCCGCGGCCCGGAAGGCGCCGGCCCCGTGGCGCTACTTCGCCAGCACCGTGCTGCTCACCGTGGCCGCGGTCCTGCTCGGGTTCGCCGCGCACCTGGTCGGCATCAGCGCGCTGTCGCACAACTCCGCGCAGAAGGCCGCGATGGACACACTCCGGATCGACCTGGCCACCGGCCAGGCGCCGGTCGGGCAGATGCGCGTCGACCCGGTCGAGCTGCTCGAGGCCGAGGAGCGCCAGGAGGAACCGCCCCCGCCGCGCCTGCTCCCGCTCGGCACGCCGGTCGCGCTGCTCACCATCCCGCGCCTCGGGCTGGAGGAGGTGATCCGCGAGGGCACCACCGGCGGCGTGCTCACCGGCGGCCCCGGCCACCAGCGCGACACCGTGCTGCCAGGCCAGTCCGGCACCTCGATCGTCTACGGCCGGGCCGGTGCCTACGGCGCGCCGTTCGGCGGGATCGACGGCCTCCTGCCCGGCGACGAGATCGTCACGGTCACCGGCCAGGGCGAGAGCCGCTACCAGGTGACCGGCGTCCGGCGCGCGGGCGACGCGGTCCCGCCGGCGTTCAACCCCGGCGGCGGACGGCTCACGCTGGTCACCGCGGCCGGTACGCCGTTCATGCCGGCCGGCGTGCTGCGGGTGGACGCGACGCTTCGGACGCCGGCCTACCCGTACCCGCCGAGGGTCCTGCCGGTCGGCTCGATCAACCCGGCCGAGCAGCCGCTGGCGATCGACTCCACGAACCTGTGGGTGCTGGTCATGGGCATCCAGGGCCTGCTGGCCGGCGCGATCGGCGCGGTCTGGGCATGGCACCGGATGGACCGGGTCCGCGCCTGGGTGGTGTTCCTGCCGATCCTCTCGGTCTTCGGCCTGCTCGTCGCGGACCAGACCGTCCGCCTCCTCCCGAACCTGCTCTAG
- a CDS encoding Ig-like domain repeat protein, giving the protein MNLSKRAIMVATAATALLVGAPTAALAAPAGTVGLSPLSGKWQFGTGNPSDSVTLTAPAAACPAGSTYYINALTAAGREADVVTAGAPLAPLVTLGADLAIPAQSGTFTGGSTQLLVNSILPAGTSDLELSPADAAKPVGTVLATAPFSVVGACVDSSFAVTTYAATSVDISAATRAPKPADWPANTFYDALQWSWDARSATTVDAHVYPTRVKRDQAVWAVVDTSATRGKVQVLDGTKVVATADLCEGYALVRIPPLTTKGQHTLTVVFTGSDTHRPATSAPITVTVI; this is encoded by the coding sequence GTGAACCTGTCCAAGCGAGCGATCATGGTGGCGACCGCCGCCACGGCGCTGCTGGTTGGTGCACCCACGGCGGCCCTGGCCGCCCCGGCCGGCACCGTCGGCCTGTCCCCGCTCTCCGGTAAGTGGCAGTTCGGCACCGGCAACCCCTCCGACTCCGTCACCCTCACCGCGCCGGCCGCTGCGTGCCCCGCGGGCTCCACCTACTACATCAACGCGCTCACCGCCGCGGGCCGCGAGGCCGACGTGGTCACGGCCGGCGCGCCGCTCGCGCCGCTCGTGACGCTCGGCGCCGACCTGGCGATCCCGGCGCAGAGCGGCACCTTCACCGGCGGCTCCACCCAGCTCCTGGTCAACTCGATCCTTCCGGCGGGTACCTCGGACCTCGAGCTGTCCCCGGCGGACGCCGCCAAGCCGGTCGGCACGGTCCTCGCGACCGCGCCGTTCAGCGTCGTGGGCGCCTGCGTGGACTCGTCGTTCGCGGTGACCACCTACGCCGCCACCTCCGTCGACATCTCGGCCGCCACCCGCGCGCCGAAGCCGGCGGACTGGCCGGCGAACACGTTCTACGACGCGCTCCAGTGGAGCTGGGACGCCCGCAGCGCCACCACCGTCGACGCCCACGTCTACCCGACCCGGGTCAAGCGTGACCAGGCCGTGTGGGCCGTCGTCGACACCTCCGCCACCCGCGGCAAGGTCCAGGTCCTCGACGGCACCAAGGTCGTGGCCACCGCGGACCTGTGCGAGGGCTACGCCCTGGTGCGCATCCCGCCGCTGACGACCAAGGGCCAGCACACGCTGACCGTCGTCTTCACCGGCTCGGACACGCACCGCCCGGCCACCTCCGCGCCGATCACCGTCACCGTTATCTAG
- a CDS encoding WxL protein peptidoglycan domain-containing protein — translation MKTAALLLASLLASPPLTTTAPALTAAPDPVTWSVAPATEQGGAKRASFGFEADPGRELRDSVVVTNFSGAQVTFKLYANDAVNTPTGGFDLLAGDKKPTDVGAWIRLAEDSVTIPAGGSATVPFTLTVPANGTPGDHTGGIVAALVPAGNGPVTVENRVGTRVYLRVHGALVPQLTVTSLTVRHHGRFNPFAGGDVTAQYTIRNTGNIRLSVGQGADVTSGTGNRLAGADGAAVPELLPGQSLTFDTRLTGVEPLGPITTNVRITPAAVTGDAYAESLSAAQLGTAQRSTGLWAVPWSQIVFLTLLAGLIWMAVEIYRRRRRAHARALADAVEQGRREATEESRIKESL, via the coding sequence ATGAAGACCGCCGCCCTCCTCCTCGCGTCGCTGCTCGCGTCGCCTCCCCTCACCACCACCGCCCCCGCGCTCACCGCCGCGCCGGACCCGGTCACCTGGTCCGTGGCGCCCGCGACCGAGCAGGGCGGGGCGAAGCGCGCCTCGTTCGGCTTCGAGGCCGACCCCGGCCGGGAACTGCGCGACTCCGTGGTGGTCACCAACTTCAGCGGCGCACAGGTCACGTTCAAGCTCTACGCCAACGACGCGGTCAACACGCCCACCGGCGGCTTCGACCTGCTGGCCGGTGACAAGAAGCCGACCGACGTGGGCGCCTGGATCCGGCTCGCCGAGGACAGCGTGACGATCCCGGCCGGCGGCTCGGCCACGGTCCCGTTCACGCTCACCGTGCCGGCCAACGGCACGCCCGGCGACCACACCGGCGGCATCGTCGCCGCGCTCGTGCCCGCGGGCAACGGCCCGGTCACGGTGGAGAACCGGGTCGGCACCCGCGTCTACCTGCGCGTCCACGGCGCCCTGGTGCCGCAGCTCACCGTCACCTCGCTGACCGTGCGGCACCACGGGCGGTTCAACCCGTTCGCGGGCGGCGACGTGACCGCGCAGTACACGATCCGCAACACCGGCAACATCCGGCTGTCGGTCGGCCAGGGCGCGGACGTGACGTCCGGCACCGGCAACCGGCTCGCCGGCGCGGACGGCGCGGCCGTACCGGAGCTGCTGCCCGGCCAGTCGCTGACCTTCGATACCCGGCTGACCGGCGTGGAGCCGCTCGGCCCGATCACCACGAACGTCCGCATCACGCCCGCCGCGGTGACCGGCGACGCGTACGCCGAGTCGCTGAGCGCAGCCCAGCTCGGCACCGCGCAGCGCAGCACCGGCCTGTGGGCCGTGCCGTGGAGCCAGATCGTGTTCCTGACACTGCTGGCCGGCCTGATCTGGATGGCCGTCGAGATCTACCGCCGCCGTCGCCGGGCACACGCCCGTGCGCTGGCCGACGCCGTCGAGCAGGGACGGCGCGAGGCCACCGAAGAGTCCCGGATCAAGGAGTCGTTATGA
- a CDS encoding Ig-like domain-containing protein, which yields MTTFRRLTAAVTGALLVSGVFAAPAMAAPGSGPLTFTPKSGQHQFGDGNPTDRFTITPATADCPTGSEMYVDVLSPQGSEDGWLTAGTPITASGIIIRDPSAGPILTVPAHEAHFQNNVVQDMVGQILPAGTTDERLSPADAAKPVGTVIAEGQFSVFSVCLNGSAVETARSDIHTVTFRAATRAPKPANWPAEQFYDVLQWSYAFDSDGTDQPEATTVTLTASPGGSAQAGAAVSLTATVTPSAATGSVRFLDGSTEIGTKAVTAGQASLTTSDLQTGAHSLSAVFTPDDATKYLASTGTLSYQIVPSNPNAQKGEVTVRTTVPSSPGGGDLTMTVDQSAVTLPQAVREGDSFVTGQVGVNLVTVTDNRTGTLPGWNVSGTVADRFAGANAANSFDGTALGWTPLIVSQAAGQGVTAGPAVESGTDPGLTSPGSTLALAPAGSGAGTAKLGADLALQFPATTPADTYSAVITITLI from the coding sequence GTGACCACTTTCCGTCGCCTGACCGCGGCGGTGACCGGTGCGCTGCTGGTGAGCGGCGTGTTCGCCGCCCCGGCGATGGCGGCACCCGGCTCCGGCCCGCTCACCTTCACGCCCAAGTCCGGCCAGCACCAGTTCGGTGACGGCAACCCCACCGACCGGTTCACGATCACCCCGGCCACCGCCGACTGCCCCACCGGGTCGGAGATGTACGTGGACGTCCTCAGCCCGCAGGGCTCCGAGGACGGGTGGCTGACGGCGGGCACCCCGATCACGGCGAGCGGGATCATCATCCGTGACCCCAGCGCCGGCCCGATCCTGACCGTTCCGGCGCACGAGGCCCACTTCCAGAACAACGTGGTGCAGGACATGGTCGGCCAGATCCTGCCGGCCGGCACCACGGACGAGCGGCTCTCGCCGGCCGACGCGGCGAAGCCGGTCGGCACCGTGATCGCCGAGGGGCAGTTCAGCGTCTTCTCGGTCTGCCTCAACGGGTCCGCCGTGGAGACGGCGCGGTCCGACATCCACACCGTCACGTTCAGGGCGGCCACCCGGGCACCGAAGCCCGCGAACTGGCCGGCCGAGCAGTTCTACGACGTGCTGCAGTGGAGCTACGCGTTCGACTCCGACGGCACGGACCAGCCGGAGGCCACCACGGTGACGCTCACCGCGTCGCCCGGTGGCTCCGCGCAGGCCGGCGCGGCGGTGTCGCTCACGGCCACGGTCACGCCCTCGGCCGCGACCGGCTCCGTGCGGTTCCTGGACGGCAGCACCGAGATCGGCACCAAGGCGGTCACCGCGGGCCAGGCGTCGCTGACGACGTCGGACCTGCAGACCGGCGCGCACTCGCTGAGCGCGGTCTTCACGCCGGACGACGCCACGAAGTACCTGGCGTCGACCGGCACGCTGTCCTACCAGATCGTCCCGTCGAACCCCAACGCACAGAAGGGCGAGGTCACGGTCCGCACCACGGTCCCGTCCTCCCCGGGCGGCGGCGACCTGACGATGACCGTGGACCAGTCCGCGGTCACGCTGCCGCAGGCGGTGCGCGAGGGTGACTCCTTCGTCACCGGCCAGGTCGGGGTCAACCTGGTCACCGTCACGGACAACCGGACCGGCACCCTGCCGGGCTGGAACGTCAGTGGCACGGTGGCGGACCGGTTCGCCGGCGCGAACGCGGCGAACTCCTTCGACGGTACGGCGCTCGGCTGGACCCCGCTCATCGTCTCCCAGGCGGCGGGTCAGGGCGTCACGGCCGGCCCGGCGGTGGAGTCCGGCACCGACCCGGGTCTGACCAGCCCCGGTTCGACGCTGGCGCTCGCACCGGCGGGTAGCGGTGCCGGCACCGCGAAGCTCGGTGCGGACCTGGCGCTGCAGTTCCCGGCCACCACGCCGGCGGACACCTACAGCGCCGTCATCACGATCACGCTGATCTGA